Proteins encoded by one window of Vitis vinifera cultivar Pinot Noir 40024 chromosome 10, ASM3070453v1:
- the LOC100259675 gene encoding FAS1 domain-containing protein SELMODRAFT_448915-like, translating to MAISLSFFLLLLLLLLLTSIKASPPMPVPSPLASPPMSLSPAPPPSPPSPAAAPPPREQQQQLNNIIDALIGTGDFGGWANLLYSADPSTLPITATLFIPSDNATAAAAATTTTLNPLIFPYHIVPQRLSFSDLQRFTTHSRLPTLLPTMSILITNNTPSNFTIDDSPITHPDLYLASAVSVHGVASVLDYSLYGNETFPLKPSLPPEVGTAQPTHPPPPPPSMAGETWGRRRSDAACLCTEYPVVFSVVCAAFAFKIHRIPLSR from the coding sequence ATGGCCATTTCCCTCTCTTTcttccttctcctcctcctcctcctcctcctcacaAGCATCAAGGCGTCTCCGCCAATGCCAGTGCCGTCGCCACTGGCCTCTCCTCCGATGTCATTGTCACCGGCACCTCCGCCGTCTCCGCCGTCTCCAGCCGCTGCTCCACCACCTAGGGAGCAGCAGCAGCAACTGAACAACATAATCGACGCCCTCATCGGCACCGGCGACTTTGGAGGATGGGCCAACCTCCTCTACTCCGCCGATCCCTCCACGCTTCCCATCACCGCCACCCTCTTCATCCCGTCTGACAACGCCACAGCCGCCGCCGCCGCTACCACCACCACATTGAACCCACTCATCTTCCCCTACCATATCGTCCCTCAACGCCTCTCGTTCTCCGATCTCCAACGCTTCACCACCCACTCTCGCCTCCCCACTCTCTTGCCCACCATGTCCATTCTCATCACCAACAATACTCCCTCCAACTTCACCATCGACGACTCTCCCATCACCCACCCCGACCTCTACCTCGCCTCCGCAGTCTCCGTCCACGGAGTCGCTTCCGTCCTCGACTACTCACTCTACGGCAACGAAACCTTTCCATTGAAACCATCACTCCCACCGGAAGTAGGCACAGCGCAGCCTACCCATCCACCACCTCCGCCTCCGTCGATGGCCGGAGAAACATGGGGGCGCCGAAGGTCGGACGCTGCATGCTTGTGCACCGAGTATCCGGTCGTTTTTTCGGTTGTTTGTGCCGCTTTTGCATTCAAGATTCATAGAATTCCTCTTAGTCGTTGA